Proteins encoded together in one Flavobacterium keumense window:
- a CDS encoding GxxExxY protein, with translation MENFYLKDETYKIIGLCMEVHKILGRGHSENTYGDALEYEFKINNIPYEREKKYTIEYKDILLPRYYFSDFTVYDEIILELKAIESLSSSEIKQTLNYLAASKNKIGLLINFGEDSLKYKRIIL, from the coding sequence ATGGAAAATTTCTATTTAAAAGATGAGACCTATAAAATAATAGGTTTGTGTATGGAAGTCCATAAAATATTAGGCAGAGGTCATAGTGAAAATACGTACGGAGATGCTTTAGAATATGAATTTAAAATAAATAACATCCCTTACGAAAGAGAGAAAAAATACACTATTGAATACAAAGATATTCTTTTACCTAGATATTATTTTTCTGATTTTACGGTTTACGATGAAATTATCTTAGAATTAAAAGCAATTGAAAGTTTATCAAGTAGCGAAATAAAACAAACTTTAAATTATTTAGCGGCATCAAAGAATAAAATTGGATTATTAATCAATTTTGGAGAAGATAGCTTAAAATACAAACGAATCATTTTATAA
- the apaG gene encoding Co2+/Mg2+ efflux protein ApaG produces the protein MVSQITRGIKISVLTSFEGTYFKNYRIHFAFSYEIKIENHSKDSVQLVSRHWEIFDSLNELEIVDGEGVIGKKPVLKPGEFYTYSSGCLLSSPHGAMKGHFNMINFTTTKTFKVIVPSFRLSAPFALN, from the coding sequence ATGGTTTCTCAAATAACAAGAGGTATTAAAATTTCAGTTTTGACTAGTTTTGAAGGTACTTACTTCAAAAACTATCGAATCCATTTTGCCTTTAGTTATGAAATCAAAATCGAAAACCACAGTAAAGATTCTGTACAGTTAGTTTCTCGTCATTGGGAAATTTTTGACTCATTGAACGAATTAGAAATAGTAGATGGCGAAGGTGTTATTGGCAAAAAACCAGTATTAAAACCAGGCGAATTTTACACCTATAGTTCAGGCTGTTTACTATCATCTCCGCATGGTGCGATGAAAGGACATTTCAACATGATTAATTTCACCACAACCAAGACTTTTAAAGTAATTGTCCCTTCTTTTAGACTAAGTGCTCCTTTTGCTCTTAATTAA
- a CDS encoding DUF5103 domain-containing protein, with the protein MTRYLFQTLLFFVFTLATAQVEKEIVPPYHIKTISFVQNNQNVVPIFQLGDAFQLQFDDLFGNDASYFYEIIHCDYNWNPSDLQKREYLQGFDNQRIQESASSFNCLQIYTHYRLNFPNNNTQLKISGNYILKILNEDKEVVFSRKFIVYEDLVTVPMQVKRARTVTNLDAKHNLEFTIKSNVITFQNPLKNVKTVLIQNGKFHTAISNITPQYTMGNDLVYKYDAPTQFWAGNEFLYFDNKEIRVASNNISRIDSQKDIYSTYLFTNEARANSNYYNWPDVNGNFVVRRLFAENSEIEADYSWIYFSLSAPLFRSSDGAIYVTGMFNNYALTPENKMEYNTEKGIYEKAILIKQGFTNFEYSAVKPNGTIDLENAIDGNFYQTENEYTVLVYYRENTDRYDHVIGKGTATSLNIIN; encoded by the coding sequence ATGACTCGTTATTTATTTCAAACACTACTCTTTTTTGTATTTACTTTGGCAACAGCTCAAGTAGAAAAAGAAATTGTACCTCCCTACCACATTAAGACCATTTCTTTTGTACAAAACAATCAAAATGTAGTACCTATTTTCCAACTAGGAGATGCATTTCAATTACAATTTGACGATCTTTTTGGGAATGACGCTTCTTATTTTTACGAAATCATTCATTGTGATTACAACTGGAATCCCTCTGATTTACAAAAAAGAGAGTATTTACAGGGATTTGACAACCAGCGAATTCAGGAATCCGCAAGTTCATTTAACTGCTTGCAGATTTACACCCACTACCGATTAAATTTCCCTAATAACAACACCCAACTAAAAATCAGCGGCAATTACATTCTGAAAATTTTAAATGAAGACAAAGAAGTCGTTTTCTCTAGAAAATTTATTGTGTACGAAGATTTAGTCACTGTTCCTATGCAGGTCAAAAGAGCGCGAACTGTAACTAATTTAGACGCTAAACACAATTTAGAATTCACCATCAAATCCAATGTAATTACGTTCCAAAACCCATTAAAAAACGTAAAAACAGTCTTGATTCAAAATGGAAAATTCCACACTGCAATCAGCAATATTACTCCACAATACACAATGGGCAATGATTTGGTTTACAAATACGACGCCCCAACTCAATTTTGGGCTGGAAACGAATTTCTGTATTTTGACAACAAAGAAATTCGAGTAGCAAGCAACAACATCTCTCGAATTGACAGTCAAAAAGACATTTATAGTACCTATTTATTTACTAATGAAGCACGCGCAAATTCCAATTATTACAACTGGCCCGATGTCAATGGCAACTTCGTAGTCCGTCGATTATTTGCCGAAAACAGTGAAATTGAAGCCGATTATTCTTGGATATATTTTAGTCTTTCAGCACCACTTTTTAGAAGTTCTGATGGAGCAATTTATGTAACTGGAATGTTTAATAATTATGCCCTCACTCCTGAAAACAAAATGGAGTACAATACTGAAAAAGGGATTTATGAAAAAGCCATTTTAATCAAACAAGGATTTACAAATTTTGAATATTCAGCAGTGAAACCCAACGGAACTATTGATTTAGAAAATGCCATTGACGGTAATTTTTATCAAACGGAAAACGAATATACGGTTCTTGTATATTACCGAGAAAACACCGATCGATATGACCATGTAATAGGAAAAGGAACCGCAACTTCCTTAAATATAATCAATTAA
- the rsmG gene encoding 16S rRNA (guanine(527)-N(7))-methyltransferase RsmG, translating to MEAILKHFPNLTEVQKEQFRQLDVLYHDWNEKINVISRKDIDALYTKHVLHSLGIAKIQPFAPGTFVLDVGTGGGFPGIPLAILFPETRFYLIDVIAKKIKVVQAVVDALGLENVKAEQIRAENVKGDFDFIVSRAVTNMPDFVSWVKTKIKKQHKHELKNGILYLKGGDLTEELKDFPKATLYDLADYFEDEFFETKKVVHLPLKFTI from the coding sequence ATGGAAGCAATTCTGAAGCATTTTCCAAATTTAACTGAAGTTCAAAAAGAGCAATTCCGTCAGTTAGATGTATTATACCACGATTGGAACGAAAAAATTAATGTCATTTCCCGAAAAGATATTGATGCGTTATATACCAAACACGTTTTACATTCTTTAGGAATTGCTAAAATTCAGCCGTTTGCTCCAGGTACTTTTGTGTTGGATGTAGGAACAGGAGGCGGATTTCCAGGTATTCCGTTAGCGATACTTTTTCCAGAAACTCGTTTTTATTTGATTGATGTGATTGCTAAAAAAATAAAAGTAGTTCAAGCAGTGGTTGATGCTTTAGGACTGGAAAATGTGAAAGCAGAACAAATTCGTGCCGAAAATGTAAAAGGTGATTTCGATTTTATCGTTAGTCGGGCGGTAACTAATATGCCTGATTTTGTTTCTTGGGTGAAAACCAAAATCAAAAAACAACACAAACACGAACTGAAAAATGGTATTCTTTACCTCAAAGGTGGCGACTTAACCGAAGAATTGAAAGATTTTCCTAAAGCGACCTTGTACGACTTAGCCGATTACTTTGAAGATGAATTTTTTGAAACCAAGAAAGTCGTGCATTTACCTTTGAAATTTACGATTTAA
- the pruA gene encoding L-glutamate gamma-semialdehyde dehydrogenase has product MLKGFFQVPKAVNEPVKSYAPNSAEKTAVLEAYKKMWNTTIDVPLYIGSEEIRTGNTRTMSAPHDHQHIVGTYHLAEKSHVEKAIANALESRQAWANMAWEQRAAIFLKAAELIAGPYRARINAATMIAQSKTIHQAEIDASCELIDFLRFNVEFMSQIYSDQPKSDSSVWNRLEYRPLEGFIYAITPFNFTAIAANLPASAAMMGNVVVWKPSDSQVFSAKIIIDIFKEAGLPDGVINVVFGDALMVTDTVLASRDFAGVHFTGSTHVFKDIWAKIGTNIHHYKTYPRIVGETGGKDFIIAHPSANVKQVATGIVRGAFEFQGQKCSAASRAYIPKSLWPAVKEQVITDVKSMKMGSPEDFSNFITAVIHEGSFDKLASYIDQAKKDADAEIIIGGNYDKSKGYFIEPTVIVTTNPKYTTMETELFGPVITVYVYEDAQWSETLKLVDTTSEYALTGAVFSTDRYAIEEATVALQNAAGNFYINDKPTGAVVGQQPFGGARASGTNDKAGSALNLLRWVSPRTIKETLVAPEDYRYPFLG; this is encoded by the coding sequence ATGTTAAAAGGATTTTTTCAAGTACCCAAAGCGGTAAATGAACCCGTAAAAAGTTACGCCCCTAACTCTGCTGAAAAAACAGCTGTATTAGAAGCTTATAAAAAAATGTGGAATACCACTATCGACGTTCCATTGTATATTGGAAGTGAAGAAATCAGAACTGGAAATACCAGAACCATGTCGGCACCTCACGACCACCAACACATTGTTGGAACCTACCATTTGGCTGAGAAATCACATGTAGAAAAAGCCATTGCAAATGCTTTGGAATCCAGACAAGCTTGGGCTAACATGGCTTGGGAACAACGCGCTGCTATTTTCTTAAAAGCGGCCGAATTGATTGCCGGACCCTACCGAGCCAGAATCAATGCCGCCACGATGATTGCACAATCTAAAACAATTCACCAAGCCGAAATCGATGCGTCTTGTGAATTAATTGACTTTTTGCGATTTAACGTAGAATTCATGTCACAAATTTATAGTGACCAACCTAAATCTGATTCGTCTGTTTGGAATCGTTTAGAATACCGACCATTAGAAGGTTTCATCTACGCTATTACTCCTTTCAACTTTACAGCCATTGCCGCTAATTTACCGGCTAGTGCTGCCATGATGGGAAATGTTGTGGTTTGGAAACCAAGCGACAGCCAAGTTTTCTCTGCTAAAATTATTATCGACATTTTCAAAGAAGCGGGTTTACCTGATGGTGTAATCAATGTGGTTTTTGGAGATGCGTTAATGGTGACCGATACAGTTTTGGCAAGTCGTGATTTTGCTGGAGTTCATTTTACAGGTTCGACTCATGTTTTTAAAGATATTTGGGCTAAAATTGGAACCAACATCCATCATTATAAAACCTACCCAAGAATTGTAGGAGAAACAGGAGGAAAAGATTTTATCATTGCACATCCTTCGGCAAATGTAAAACAAGTAGCTACAGGAATTGTGCGTGGGGCTTTTGAGTTCCAAGGACAAAAATGTTCTGCAGCCTCTAGAGCTTATATTCCAAAAAGTTTATGGCCTGCTGTAAAAGAACAAGTAATTACGGATGTAAAGTCAATGAAAATGGGATCTCCAGAAGATTTTTCTAACTTCATTACGGCGGTGATTCACGAAGGGTCTTTTGACAAATTAGCAAGTTACATTGACCAAGCTAAAAAAGATGCCGATGCCGAAATTATTATAGGAGGAAATTACGATAAATCAAAAGGCTATTTTATTGAACCAACGGTAATTGTAACTACCAATCCAAAATATACTACTATGGAAACCGAATTGTTCGGTCCAGTGATCACCGTTTATGTGTATGAAGATGCGCAATGGTCTGAAACTCTAAAATTAGTAGATACGACTTCTGAATACGCTTTAACTGGAGCTGTTTTCAGTACCGATCGTTATGCTATTGAAGAAGCAACTGTAGCACTTCAAAATGCAGCTGGAAATTTCTACATCAATGATAAACCAACAGGAGCTGTTGTAGGACAACAACCTTTTGGTGGCGCTAGAGCTTCAGGGACTAATGACAAAGCCGGATCTGCCTTAAATTTATTGCGTTGGGTGTCGCCAAGAACTATTAAAGAAACTTTAGTAGCTCCCGAAGATTACAGATATCCGTTTTTAGGATAA
- a CDS encoding class I SAM-dependent methyltransferase, with amino-acid sequence MKSVFKFILNTIPRPVLIRLSIVARPILAFLLKGNTFTDPIDGKSFRMFLPYGYGTQRNNVLSPSTLSLERHRLLWLYLQNETDFFTATEKKNVLHFAPEQEFYKRFKKQKNIQYTTTDLFSPLADVKADICNLPFEDNQYDVLFCNHVLEHIPDDTKAMQELYRVLKPGGMAILQIPQDLNRATTFSDDSITDEKERAAIFGQYDHVRVYGRDYFDKLRSIGFTVVEEDYTKKISPELVTKYCLAPGEIIPVCFK; translated from the coding sequence GTGAAATCTGTGTTTAAATTTATCCTCAATACCATCCCACGCCCTGTCTTAATTCGATTGAGTATTGTGGCAAGGCCTATTTTAGCATTTTTATTAAAAGGAAACACATTCACCGACCCAATTGACGGAAAAAGTTTTAGAATGTTTTTGCCTTATGGTTATGGTACGCAAAGAAACAATGTGCTTTCGCCAAGTACACTATCGTTAGAAAGACACCGTTTATTATGGCTGTATTTACAAAATGAAACCGATTTTTTTACAGCAACTGAGAAAAAAAATGTACTCCATTTTGCACCAGAACAAGAATTTTACAAACGTTTCAAAAAGCAAAAAAACATTCAATACACCACTACCGATTTATTTTCGCCTCTAGCCGATGTAAAAGCAGATATTTGTAACCTGCCTTTTGAAGACAATCAATACGATGTGCTATTTTGTAATCATGTTTTGGAACATATTCCTGACGACACCAAAGCCATGCAAGAATTGTATCGCGTTTTAAAACCAGGAGGAATGGCCATTCTTCAAATTCCACAAGATTTAAATCGAGCTACTACTTTTTCTGACGATTCCATTACTGATGAAAAAGAACGCGCTGCGATTTTCGGACAATACGACCACGTTAGAGTATATGGACGCGATTATTTCGACAAATTACGAAGTATTGGATTTACTGTAGTTGAAGAAGATTATACCAAAAAAATAAGTCCAGAATTAGTCACAAAGTACTGTTTAGCACCTGGCGAAATTATACCGGTTTGTTTCAAATAA
- a CDS encoding TolC family protein, protein MKKLIVTFLFCSCFLWGQNKNSTELTYNEFLGYVKKYHPLVKNANLEINMAQANLMIARGGFDPKIEVDYDKKQFKNKEYYSFFNSSFKIPTWYGIELKASFDNSEGIFINPENTVPNQGLTSLGITIPIGQGLLINQRMADVRKAKIQIQLSQAERKLEAIEVLYKASLAYFNWKRNYSEVELYSSYLKNAQFRYNGILSLIKNGDKPAIDSVEAGITVKTRQWNLEEAKLKLTKSKLELANFLWIDNNIPLELQDTIVPEEKLTQTILETLNTNELLIQDLPIENHPKINALQGKLALLEVDRKLKANNLLPKLDLGYHYLSEPNYWNETNFNNYKIGLNFKFPLFLRKERGSLQLSKFKIQDAKFTLDFERIQLTNKIKAQQTEIKSIEKQYQIILGLVKDNLQMLQSEERLFSMGESSIFLLNSRENNLVNIQLSQLGLENRFFNSNAELFKIMANPD, encoded by the coding sequence ATGAAAAAACTAATCGTAACTTTTCTGTTTTGCAGTTGTTTTTTATGGGGCCAAAACAAAAATTCTACAGAACTTACCTATAATGAGTTCTTAGGATATGTAAAGAAATACCACCCTTTAGTAAAAAATGCCAATCTAGAAATCAATATGGCACAAGCAAACTTAATGATTGCAAGAGGGGGATTTGATCCAAAAATTGAAGTTGATTATGATAAAAAGCAGTTCAAAAACAAGGAATATTATTCCTTTTTTAACAGTAGTTTTAAAATTCCTACTTGGTATGGTATAGAACTGAAAGCGAGTTTTGACAACAGTGAGGGAATTTTTATTAATCCCGAAAATACGGTCCCAAATCAAGGGTTAACTTCTTTAGGAATAACAATCCCTATTGGACAAGGATTATTGATTAACCAACGAATGGCTGATGTAAGAAAAGCTAAAATTCAAATTCAATTAAGTCAAGCCGAACGCAAGTTGGAAGCAATCGAGGTTCTCTACAAGGCATCATTAGCCTATTTTAATTGGAAACGAAATTATAGTGAAGTAGAACTTTATTCCAGTTATTTAAAAAATGCCCAATTCCGCTATAATGGAATTTTATCTTTAATTAAAAATGGCGACAAACCAGCAATAGACAGTGTCGAAGCAGGAATTACAGTTAAAACAAGACAATGGAATTTAGAAGAAGCTAAATTAAAACTCACCAAGTCTAAACTAGAATTGGCTAATTTTTTATGGATTGACAATAACATTCCTTTAGAATTACAAGACACAATTGTTCCCGAAGAAAAATTAACCCAAACAATCCTAGAAACTTTAAACACAAATGAATTACTAATCCAAGATTTGCCTATCGAGAACCATCCTAAAATCAATGCTCTTCAAGGCAAACTTGCATTATTAGAGGTAGATAGGAAACTCAAAGCAAACAATTTATTACCAAAATTAGATTTAGGATATCATTACTTATCAGAACCAAATTATTGGAATGAAACTAATTTTAATAACTATAAAATTGGGTTAAATTTTAAATTCCCTCTATTTTTAAGAAAAGAACGAGGTAGTTTACAATTATCCAAATTTAAGATTCAGGATGCAAAATTTACATTAGATTTTGAACGTATCCAGCTTACAAATAAAATCAAAGCACAACAAACCGAAATAAAATCAATTGAAAAACAATACCAAATAATTTTAGGACTAGTTAAAGACAATTTGCAAATGTTACAATCCGAAGAACGCCTATTTTCAATGGGAGAAAGTTCTATTTTTTTACTGAACTCTAGAGAGAATAATTTAGTAAACATTCAATTGTCGCAATTAGGATTAGAAAATCGATTTTTTAACTCCAATGCTGAATTATTCAAAATAATGGCAAATCCAGATTAA
- the map gene encoding type I methionyl aminopeptidase, whose translation MIIVKSREEIELMRESALIVSKTLGMIASEIKEGVTSLYLDKLAEEFIRDHGAIPSFLGLYGFPNSLCMSPNTQVVHGIPNNTPLQSGDIISVDCGAFKNGFHGDHAYTFEVGEVAPETKKLLQITKESLYVGIREFRAGNRVEDVGNAIQKYTEAHGYGVVRELVGHGLGQKMHEEPEMPNYGKKGRGKLFIEGMVVAIEPMINLGTKNIKQHKDGWTITTADNKPSAHFEHDVALVDGKPELLSTFKYIYDALGIVSNEEDEFRKDPTLI comes from the coding sequence ATGATTATAGTAAAATCACGTGAAGAAATCGAATTAATGCGCGAAAGTGCTTTAATCGTATCCAAAACTTTAGGAATGATTGCTTCCGAAATCAAAGAAGGAGTCACTTCATTATACTTAGACAAACTAGCCGAAGAATTCATTCGTGATCACGGAGCAATCCCAAGTTTTTTAGGGCTATACGGATTTCCAAATTCACTTTGTATGAGTCCAAATACGCAAGTAGTACACGGAATTCCAAACAATACCCCTTTACAAAGTGGCGACATTATCTCAGTAGATTGTGGTGCTTTTAAAAACGGATTTCATGGCGATCATGCCTATACTTTTGAAGTGGGCGAAGTCGCTCCCGAAACCAAAAAATTATTACAAATCACTAAAGAATCATTGTACGTTGGAATTCGTGAATTTCGAGCAGGAAATCGTGTAGAAGATGTGGGTAATGCGATTCAAAAATATACCGAGGCTCATGGTTACGGAGTTGTTCGCGAGTTAGTAGGTCACGGTTTAGGACAAAAAATGCACGAAGAACCTGAAATGCCTAACTATGGTAAAAAAGGCCGCGGAAAATTATTTATAGAAGGAATGGTAGTTGCCATCGAGCCAATGATTAATTTGGGCACCAAAAATATCAAACAACACAAAGACGGTTGGACAATCACCACGGCTGACAACAAACCTTCTGCACATTTTGAACACGATGTAGCCTTAGTAGATGGAAAACCTGAATTGCTTTCGACTTTCAAATATATCTATGACGCCTTAGGAATTGTGAGTAATGAGGAAGATGAATTTAGAAAAGACCCAACTTTGATTTAA
- a CDS encoding HlyD family secretion protein, whose amino-acid sequence MLNISKKNPIAENIEKYSTVQNLTNRPHYQILNKIILYVALLGIIILFLPWTQNISGSGAVTTLKPDQRPQTIHSAIAGRIEKWYVKEGDYVKKGDTILFISEIKEDYFDPNLVQNTKNQVDAKSLSLASYGDKVTTLSSQINAINNEKGLKLEQALNKIRQSILKVKSDSMDLEATKTQIKIATTQFNRSITLNKEGLKPLTDVEEKRLKLQEVEAKIITQENKLLASKNDLINSKIEINRINAEYSEKAAKARSDQYTAISNQYDTQAQVNKLQNQYVNYQIRNGMYYIKAPQDGYVNRAMQSGIGEIIKEGTEIVSIMPSQYDIAVETFVSPADLPLIHKGEKVRIWFDGWPTIVFSGWPNMSYGTFGGQIVAIEKYISPNGKFRVLVAPDPKEAKWPKEISIGSGAQTLALLENVPIWFELWRTLNGFPPNYYSPKESKTKEKK is encoded by the coding sequence ATGCTAAATATTTCGAAAAAAAATCCAATTGCTGAAAATATAGAAAAATACAGCACAGTACAGAATTTAACTAATAGACCTCATTATCAAATTTTAAACAAGATTATTCTCTATGTAGCACTTCTTGGAATTATAATCCTGTTCTTGCCTTGGACTCAAAATATTTCAGGCTCTGGAGCAGTAACAACACTCAAACCAGATCAAAGACCACAAACCATTCATTCTGCTATTGCTGGAAGAATTGAAAAATGGTACGTAAAAGAGGGGGATTATGTAAAGAAAGGCGATACTATCCTATTTATCTCTGAAATAAAAGAAGATTATTTTGATCCTAATTTAGTTCAAAACACTAAAAATCAAGTAGATGCAAAATCTTTATCCCTAGCTTCGTATGGAGATAAAGTAACAACCCTTTCTAGCCAAATTAATGCAATTAACAATGAGAAAGGTCTAAAATTAGAACAAGCGCTAAATAAAATTCGTCAATCGATACTCAAAGTTAAAAGTGATAGTATGGATTTAGAGGCGACTAAAACACAAATAAAAATCGCAACAACACAATTCAATCGTTCGATAACATTAAACAAAGAAGGGTTAAAACCGTTAACAGATGTTGAAGAAAAAAGGCTAAAACTACAAGAAGTGGAAGCTAAAATAATTACGCAAGAAAACAAACTATTAGCGAGTAAAAACGATTTGATAAATTCTAAAATAGAAATCAACCGAATCAATGCTGAATATAGTGAAAAAGCTGCAAAAGCAAGAAGCGATCAATATACCGCAATTAGCAATCAATATGACACTCAGGCTCAGGTAAATAAATTACAAAATCAATATGTAAACTACCAAATTCGTAATGGTATGTATTATATCAAAGCCCCTCAAGATGGCTACGTGAACAGAGCAATGCAATCGGGTATTGGAGAAATTATTAAAGAAGGTACCGAAATTGTTAGCATTATGCCTTCTCAATATGATATTGCTGTAGAGACATTTGTATCTCCCGCAGACCTGCCCTTAATCCATAAAGGCGAAAAAGTACGAATTTGGTTCGATGGATGGCCAACAATAGTTTTTTCTGGATGGCCCAATATGAGCTATGGTACTTTTGGTGGACAAATTGTAGCCATTGAAAAATATATAAGTCCTAACGGAAAATTTAGAGTTTTGGTAGCACCTGATCCAAAAGAAGCTAAATGGCCAAAAGAAATCAGTATCGGTTCAGGAGCACAAACCTTGGCGTTACTAGAAAATGTACCTATTTGGTTTGAATTATGGCGAACTCTGAACGGTTTTCCTCCTAACTATTACTCCCCAAAAGAAAGTAAAACCAAAGAAAAAAAATGA